CATCTCGCGCAACGACGGCACATTGACCGTCGGAGCATCGGACAGCGGGGTTTCTGTCACCTCGGCCCCAACGCCTCCACCAAGCAAGGCCCGCAGTGAAGCGACACCCACCAGATTGTGCCCTTGCAGTGGCACACTGTCCTGCGGCAACGCCGCCAATGCTGCGGGCATGGCGTTAATCGCCGCCTGGCCACGCTGCACCATCGCCATCGCCAGCGGGTCGGCGCTGGCAGGGTCGGGCATGACGCCGTTGACGATCAATCGCTGATTGGCGATGCCTAACGCCGACAACTCGTGTCGTGTGCGATCCGCTTCAGCGAGCGCTGACTGCTCCGGACGAGCGACGAGGATCACCCGCGTCTGTTCGGCGTCCGCCAATGCCTGCACCGCGTCGGCATACCGCTGCTTCTGCTTCTCCAAGCCGGCCAGGGGGCCGAGGCAGGATGCGCCGCTCGTGTTGGTTTCAAGGAAGGTGTTCCACGCCGTGGGCAGCTTCATCAGGCGAAGCGTGTGACCCGTCGGCGCGGTGTCGAAAACGATGTGGTCATATCGGCCTGCCAGCGAGTCGTCGGTCAACAGCCCGGTGAACTCATCGAACGCGGCGATCTCCGTGGTGCAGGCCCCGGAAAGCTCCTCCTCCATCTGGCGGACCAGCTTCGCTGGCAGCGAGTCACGGGCCGGGCCGATGACCCGGTCGCGGTATGCCTGCGCCGCCGCTTCAGGGTCGATGTTCAGTGCGTCGAGGTTCGGCACGGCCTCAATCGCCGCCGGTTCGCCATCGCCGATCGACGCCTCAAAGACGTGCGAGAGGTTCGACGCCGGGTCCGTGCTCACCAGCAGCACGCGTCGGCCGGCGTCGGCAAGCTTCACCGCGGTAGCGCACGCCAGCGAGGTCTTACCGACGCCGCCTTTGCCGGTGAAAAACAAGTGCCGCACTGACGACTCGATCCATTGCATGGTGCACATCCTGCCGATTACTGAGAAACCGCGACCCGAACCGCCAACTCAGCAGCAACTTGACCCACCGCCGCCACCGCCGCCACCGCAGCAGCCCCCTTCGTTCGCCGCCGCCTCCTCGGGCATCAGCGCCTTCTGTGCCGTCCGCATCAGCGACTGGTGCGGCACCTGCTTGATGCGCAGACCCAGGTTGAACGCGCGAAGCATGTCTTGCTCGCTCACGCCGAGTTTGCGTGCCTGTTCATGGTGATATTCAAAGCAGGCTTCACAGTTACCCGCCACCGACGCGGCGATCGCGACGAGTTCGTCCACCGCCGGGGTCATCAACGACTCGCCTTGCGCCGTTTGTTGCGTCGCGGCTTTCGCTTGCGTCGCGCCATTCAAACCTGCCAGTTCCGCCAGAGCATCCCGCTCCGGGTAGCTGCCCTGCGACACGAGGGTACCGTTGACGAGTACGGCGGGCAGACCATCGCCGTCCGTCTCGTCAAGCAGCTTCTTGACCGCCGGGTTTTCCGTAAACGCCGTCGGCTCCTGCGCCATGTTGTATCGCCGCACCTCCGCGCCCTGTTGTTTGAGCCATTCGAGATCGGACGAAAAACGAGCGAGCATCGGG
The Phycisphaerales bacterium AB-hyl4 genome window above contains:
- the arsA gene encoding arsenical pump-driving ATPase; translation: MQWIESSVRHLFFTGKGGVGKTSLACATAVKLADAGRRVLLVSTDPASNLSHVFEASIGDGEPAAIEAVPNLDALNIDPEAAAQAYRDRVIGPARDSLPAKLVRQMEEELSGACTTEIAAFDEFTGLLTDDSLAGRYDHIVFDTAPTGHTLRLMKLPTAWNTFLETNTSGASCLGPLAGLEKQKQRYADAVQALADAEQTRVILVARPEQSALAEADRTRHELSALGIANQRLIVNGVMPDPASADPLAMAMVQRGQAAINAMPAALAALPQDSVPLQGHNLVGVASLRALLGGGVGAEVTETPLSDAPTVNVPSLREMIDQLAEPGHGLVMVMGKGGVGKTTIAAAVAVELASRGHDVHLTTTDPAAHVTQTIEGELDRLEVSRIDPDAETERYRQHILETKGKDLDDQGRALLEEDLRSPCTEEIAVFQAFSRAIREASKKFVVVDTAPTGHTLLLLDATGSYHKEVMRHAAPNTKLVTPMMRLQDAEQTKMLLVTLPETTPVLEAAQLQDDLRRAGIEPWGWVINASLAAAGPTDPLLTRRARAEVAQIEKVQRELAARTAIVPWLPEAPVGEHRLRQLADGVAAETTNN
- the arsD gene encoding arsenite efflux transporter metallochaperone ArsD — encoded protein: MPTIEVFDPPMCCSTGVCGTDPNPMLARFSSDLEWLKQQGAEVRRYNMAQEPTAFTENPAVKKLLDETDGDGLPAVLVNGTLVSQGSYPERDALAELAGLNGATQAKAATQQTAQGESLMTPAVDELVAIAASVAGNCEACFEYHHEQARKLGVSEQDMLRAFNLGLRIKQVPHQSLMRTAQKALMPEEAAANEGGCCGGGGGGGGSSCC